The Coffea arabica cultivar ET-39 chromosome 1e, Coffea Arabica ET-39 HiFi, whole genome shotgun sequence genome has a window encoding:
- the LOC140007041 gene encoding protein FAR1-RELATED SEQUENCE 5-like, producing MTFDTMEEAETFYLLFARATGFSVQKGYEFEDDNGRVRYRQWVCSREGQRDPKRMNREDRRKEPRLDTRVDCQATLKKRYAPEEDKYVVSEFVRLHTHKLACPSTTIFLKCHRKCGGYQNVPFTMKDLYNRINTGRMEEIADKDADDAIAYLFVKKDVDPEVYFNFTVTYDGRLGRLFWSDSRSREDYKCYGDAIVFYSTFTTNRYRHPVVVMCGINNHFCTSVFACSTVPDEEVETYEWILNNFLEAMDSKQPLSVVLDGAPQMRKAIKRCFPNAKYRLCSWHIQ from the exons ATGACGTTTGACACCATGGAAGAAGCAGAGACTTTTTATCTATTATTTGCTAGGGCAACAGGTTTTAGTGTTCAAAAGGGCTATGAATTTGAAGATGACAATGGAAGGGTGCGTTATAGGCAATGGGTATGCAGTCGAGAAGGTCAGAGAGATCCAAAACGCATGAATAGAGAGGACAGACGAAAGGAACCTCGGCTAGATACTAGAGTTGACTGTCAAGCAACTCTCAAGAAAAGATACGCACCCGAGGAAGATAAATATGTTGTTAGCGAATTTGTGAGGCTCCACACCCACAAATTAGCATGCCCAAGTACCACGATATTCTTGAAATGTCACCGCAAG TGTGGTGGATATCAAAACGTCCCATTTACTATGAAGGATCTATATAATAGAATAAATACTGGTCGAATGGAGGAAATTGCAGATAAGGATGCAGATGATGCAATTGCATATCTATTTGTAAAGAAGGATGTTGACCCTGAAGTGTACTTTAACTTTACTGTTACCTATGATGGCCGTTTGGGGAGATTGTTTTGGTCAGATTCTCGATCTAGGGAAGACTACAAATGTTATGGTGATGCCATAGTTTTTTATAGTACCTTCACCACAAATAGATATAGGCATCCAGTGGTTGTGATGTGTGGCATTAATAATCATTTTTGCACGTCTGTTTTTGCATGCTCTACTGTTCCTGACGAGGAGGTCGAAACTTATGAATGGATCCTTAACAACTTTCTTGAGGCAATGGATAGCAAACAACCATTATCCGTTGTGTTGGATGGGGCGCCTCAGATGAGGAAAGCAATCAAGAGGTGCTTCCCGAATGCAAAGTATCGCCTTTGTTCATGGCACATACAGTAA
- the LOC140007772 gene encoding 7-deoxyloganetin glucosyltransferase-like — MVSISLPEKPHAVCIPYPAQGHINPMLKLAKLLHHKGFHITFVNTEFNHKRLLKSRGPDALNVLPDFQFKAIPDGLPPSDVDVTQDVPSLSESTTTHCLGPFRDLLAELNDPSSSQVPPVSCIVSDGAMSFTLEAAAELGVPEILFWTPSACGFLGYMHYAKLIEKGLIPLKDASYLSNGYLEQALDWIPGMKDIRLRDLPSFLRTTNPDDYMVKFVLQETERAKKALAIILNTFEELEEDVINALSAILPPIYAIGPLQLLQKEVKDERLSVVGSNLWKEEPECLEWLDPKDPNSVVYVNFGSVTVMTPDQLVEFAWGLANSKQTFLWIIRPDLVSGASAILPPEFLEETKDRGLLASWCPQEQVLSHPAIGGFLTHSGWNSTLESICSGVPMICWPFFAEQQTNCWFCCTKWGNGLEIDNNVKRDEVESLVTELMVREKGKDMKKKALEWKNKAEEAAKSSGGSSYSNLDKVVQVLLTK, encoded by the exons ATGGTTTCCATTTCGCTGCCAGAAAAGCCTCATGCTGTTTGTATTCCATATCCAGCACAGGGTCACATAAACCCTATGCTGAAACTAGCCAAGCTCCTTCATCATAAAGGGTTTCATATAACCTTTGTTAACACAGAATTCAACCACAAACGTTTGCTGAAGTCTAGAGGTCCTGATGCCCTCAATGTCTTGCCTGATTTCCAATTTAAAGCCATTCCTGATGGGCTTCCTCCTTCTGATGTTGATGTCACCCAAGACGTCCCCTCCCTTTCTGAATCCACCACTACTCATTGCTTAGGTCCATTTAGAGATCTCCTTGCAGAACTTAATGATCCCTCTTCATCACAAGTGCCCCCTGTTTCTTGCATAGTTTCTGATGGAGCCATGAGCTTTACTCTTGAAGCTGCCGCAGAACTAGGCGTCCCAGAAATATTGTTTTGGACTCCTAGTGCATGTGGATTCTTGGGTTATATGCACTATGCTAAGCTCATAGAAAAGGGTCTCATACCACTCAAAG ATGCAAGTTATTTGTCAAATGGATACCTTGAGCAAGCTTTGGATTGGATTCCCGGGATGAAAGATATACGTCTGAGAGATCTTCCAAGTTTCTTAAGAACTACAAATCCGGATGACTACATGGTAAAGTTCGTCCTGCAAGAGACTGAGAGAGCCAAGAAGGCTTTAGCTATTATTTTGAACACATTTGAGGAGCTGGAAGAGGATGTTATAAATGCTCTGTCTGCCATCCTTCCTCCCATCTACGCCATTGGGCCTCTACAGCTTCTCCAGAAAGAGGTAAAAGATGAGAGGTTATCAGTTGTGGGGTCAAATCTTTGGAAAGAAGAGCCCGAGTGCCTAGAATGGCTTGATCCAAAGGATCCCAATTCTGTTGTCTATGTAAACTTTGGAAGCGTCACTGTTATGACTCCTGACCAGCTCGTGGAGTTTGCATGGGGACTTGCAAATAGTAAACAAACATTTTTGTGGATCATTAGGCCTGATCTTGTCTCTGGCGCCTCTGCAATTCTTCCTCCTGAATTTTTGGAGGAAACTAAAGATAGAGGCCTACTAGCAAGCTGGTGCCCTCAGGAACAAGTTCTCAGCCATCCTGCCATTGGAGGATTCTTAACTCATAGCGGATGGAATTCAACTCTCGAGAGTATCTGTAGTGGGGTGCCCATGATTTGTTGGCCGTTTTTCGCCGAACAACAAACCAATTGCTGGTTCTGCTGCACCAAGTGGGGCAATGGATTGGAGATAGACAATAATGTTAAGAGGGACGAAGTTGAGAGCCTTGTGACTGAGTTGATGGTTAGAGAAAAGGGAAAGGACATGAAGAAAAAAGCCTTGGAGTGGAAGAACAAGGCTGAAGAAGCAGCTAAAAGTTCGGGTGGTTCTTCTTACTCGAATCTGGATAAGGTGGTTCAAGTGCTTCTCACCAAGTAA